In Pseudomonas glycinae, the DNA window CGAAGTAGGGTGGGAACAATCCCGACAACGGGGCGAGCAGTTGATTACGATTGGGGAACAAGGACCGGCGGAAAGTGAACATGATCAACTCCATCCGAAGGAGATACGCCATTGGCGTCAAGGGGTTATGGCTTTGGACGCGAAGGCCGGCGAACAGGGGATTTCAGGGCAGGAAAGAGCACTGGGACATTCGAGCCGCAGTTCAGGGCTGGACTGATTTAAGGCGTGAAGCGAGGGGATTGGCTACTGTCAGAAATAACAGGTCGAAGGGTATTTCCGATGAGCGGTTTGTGGCTTTGACAAGCCTGAGGGCAGGGTGAGATCAGGGCTTGCGCAAGGTTTTCTGTCTGAGGATATAAACCGTCACCAACACCGCACTGGTCAGCATGAACCCCCGCGCCCATGGCAGCGGCACCAAATAGCACGAGAACAGAATGCTCGCCCACATCAGCCCGATCGCGTAGACCTTGCCCTTGAGCGGTATGCCGTTGCCATCGAGGTAGTCGCGGATCCATGGCCCGAGCCGGGGATGCTCGACCAGCCATTGGTAGAAACGCGGGGAACTGCGGGCGAAGCAGGCGGCTGCCAGCAGCAGGAAGGGAGTCGTGGGGAGAACAGGCAGGAAAATCCCGATCACCCCCAATGCCACGCTCAGCCAGCCGATGGCCAGCAGGATGTAGCGCAACATCAGGGGGCGGTTGCCTATGGGGTTGTCCATAGGCCGGATCTTAGTGGTGACGAGGCTTGAGGATCGCCGGTTTTTCGTCGGGCGCCTGGCACAGCAGGTACAGCGCGGTCAGGGCCTCAGGGATCTGCACGATCATGTCGTCCATCAGGTTGGCGTCCTTGGCGATGTCTTCGAACTCGGGCTGTTCGTCGAACAGGCCCGAACCGACCATGATCGGCAGGAGCATTTCGCTGACTTCTTCTTCGGCGGTTTCGAACCAGGCCGCTTCGCGCAGGAATACGCCTTCCATGAAGCCGATGCACCAGCCACGCAGTTCGGAATCGTCCGGGTCGTCGCCCAGGTCCAGCTCGCAGGGCAGCTCGAATTCTTCATCCGACGCCAGTTGGCGGGCGATGTGGGCCTTGAGGCCGATCAGCGTGGCTTCGATCTCTTCACGCTGGGCTTCGCTGCTGTAATGCGGCTCTTCGGCGAACAGGGCGTCGATCCACTCACGATCCGGCACCACATCGGCGCAGATCGACAGCGCGGTCAGGTAACCGTGAGCGGCCACGTAGTCCAGCGCCTCTTCATGCAGCTCGTCGGCGTCGAGGAAGACTTGCAGGCGGGTTAGTTGCTCGGCGAAGGACATTAAAGGGCTACCTTGGGGGAATAAACAATGCGGGAATTCTAGGCCTTCTTGAGCCCTCAAGCCAGCCGCACGGCAGATTTGCCCGCACAAGCTTCTTATCGGCGGTGCCCTCTGCCGCAGAGGGGTCGGGTATACTGCCGCGCTTTGCGATCCCTGCCGGTGTCGCGGCTGATTGTGTGCGGCGCGATGCAATGCGCGCTTACGTTTTGTTTAAAGCAGCCTCGGCTGTCTTGAACCAGCCTGTGCAGGGATGTTTCGGTGGATTTTTGGAGTTTTTATGCTCGAACAGGCTCAACGCGTCCTCAAGGACATCTTCGGCTACGACAGTTTCCGTGGCCGGCAGGGTGCAATCATTGAGCGCGTGGCCAGTGGCGGCGATGCCCTTGTCCTGATGCCGACCGGCGGCGGCAAGTCCCTGTGCTTCCAGGTGCCGGCGCTGCTGCGCGACGGCCTGGCGGTGGTGGTTTCGCCGCTGATCGCTTTGATGGACGATCAGGTCGCCACCCTCGAAGAGCTGGGTGTGGCCGCCGCCGCGTTGAACTCCACCCTGAGCGCCGAACAACAGCGCGACCTCGCCAACCGGATCAAGCGCGGCGAAGTGAAGATGCTGTATCTGGCGCCGGAGCGGCTGGTTCAGCCGCGCATGCTGTCGTTCCTGCAAGGCCTGAACATCGCCCTGTTCGCCATCGACGAAGCGCACTGCGTGTCGCAATGGGGCCATGACTTCCGGCCGGAATACCTGCAACTGGGGCAGTTGGCGGAAATGTTCCCCGACGTGCCGCGCATCGCCCTGACCGCCACCGCCGACAAACGCACCCGCGAAGAAATCGTCACCCGCCTGCATTTGCAGAACGCCGAGCGTTTCCTGTCGAGCTTCGACCGGCCGAACATCTTCTACCGCATCGTGCCCAAGGAGCAGCCGCGCAAGCAATTGCTGGCGTTCCTCGCCGAACGGCGCAGCGACGCCGGCATCGTCTACTGCCTGTCGCGCAAGAAGGTGGAAGAGGTGGCCGCGTTTCTCACCGAACAGGGCTTCCCGGCGCTGCCTTACCACGCCGGTCTGCCCAACGATCTGCGTGCCTATCACCAGAAGCGCTTCCTCAATGAGGAAGGGCTGATCATGGTCGCCACCGTGGCGTTCGGCATGGGCATCGACAAACCCAACGTGCGCTTCGTCGCTCACCTCGATCTGCCGAAATCCCTGGAAGCCTATTACCAGGAAACCGGACGCGGCGGCCGTGACGGTCTGCCGGCGGACGCGTGGATGGCCTACGGCCTGCAAGACGTGGTGATGCTCAAGCAGATGCTGCAGAACTCCGAGGGCGACGAGCGCCACAAGCGGCTGGAGCAGCACAAGCTCGACGCCATGCTCTCGCTCTGCGAAGAAACCCGCTGCCGTCGTCAGGCGCTGCTGGCGTACTTCGACGAAGACATGCCCGAGCCGTGCGGCCACTGCGACAACTGCACCGACGGCGTGCAGACCTGGGACGCCACCGAGCCTGCGCGTCAGGCGCTGTCGGCGATCTATCGCACCGGCCAGCGTTACGGCGTCGGCCATCTGGTGGACGTGCTGCTGGGCAAGGACAACGAAAAGGTTCGCAGCTTCGGCCATCAGCACCTGTCGGTGTTCGGCGTCGGCAAGGCGCTGAGCGAGAGCGAATGGCGCTCGCTGTTCCGTCAACTGGTTGCTCGCGGCCTGGCCGATGTCGATCACGAAGGCTACGGCGGGCTGCGCCTGAGCGACACTTGCCGGCCGCTGCTCAAAGGCGAAGTAAGCCTGGAGCTGCGCCGCGACCTCAAGCCGCAAGTCATCGCCAAGAGCGGCAGCAAGAGCCAGGCCAGTCAACTGGTGCGTGGCGAAGAACGCGAACAGTGGGAAGCCTTGCGCGCCCTGCGGCGCAAACTGGCGGAAGAACACGGTGTGCCGCCATACGTCATCTTCCCCGACTCGACCCTGCTGGAAATGCTCCGCAGCCAGCCGACCTCGCTGGCGGACATGGCCCGGGTCAGCGGCGTCGGTGCGCGCAAGCTGGAGCGTTACGGCGAGGCCTTCCTCGAAGTGCTCGGCGGCGAGGCCGAGGCGCCGAAAGTGGTGGCCGACGTGCGCCACGAACTGATCACCCTGGCTCGCGCCGGCATGACGCCGTTGCAGATCTCCGGTCAGTTGCAGTGCTCGGAAAAGAACGTCTACACCATGCTCGCCGAAGCCATCGGCAAGCAGCAGCTGTCGCTGGAACAGGCGCTGGATTTGCCGGAAGACCTGATGGGCGAAGTCCAGGATGCGTTCCTTGACGGCGAAGGCGAGTTGCCGTCGGTCGCAGAAGTGGCCGAGCTGTTTGCCGGTCGCGTACCGGAAGGAGTGCTGTATTGCGTGCGGGCTGCGCTGCAATCGGAGTTTGAAATGTGAGAGGGCGTTTGTGCCAACCGCTATACCGATGTAACGATTCAGTACAGGACGCCCCTTGCCTATAGCCAAATGTCATGCTTAGCTGACTAATAATTAGTTTTTCTCTATTTCTTCAGTCTAATCATGAGTGTTTTATGCCGTTAACCGATCAACACCGCTTTGGCATGCAATTGGCCCAGATGTCCCGTGGCTGGCGTGCCGAACTGGATCGCCGGCTGGCCGGTCTGGGGCTGTCCCAGGCGCGCTGGCTGGTACTGCTGCATCTGGCGCGCTTCGAAGAAGCGCCGACGCAACGGGAGCTGGCGCAAAGCGTCGGCGTCGAAGGGCCGACCCTGGCCCGTCTGCTCGACAGCCTGGAAAGCCAGGGGCTGGTGCAACGCCAGTCTGTAATGGAAGACCGCCGGGCGAAAAAAATCGTGCTGTGTGCACCGGCCCTGCCGCTGATCGAACAGATCGAAACCATCGCCACCCAACTGCGCAAGGAATTGTTCGAAGGCGTCGACGAGGCGGATCTGAAGGTCTGCATGCGGGTTCACGGTCACATTCTGGCCAACCTGGAAAAGTCTTGAGGCATAACCGCGTGCCGTTTTTTTGAGGGATCGCGCTGGGCAGACTATAAGAACTACTGGGCAATATCGTGTTCGTACCGGATGTGCGAACGCATAGAAGTCGGTTTTGCTTATTCAAGGGATGCTCATGCTCGGAAGTCGGCACGTGGTACTGCGTTGCGCCAACTCGCTGCTGGTGGCCGGTGTTCTCACCTGGTCCACCGCGTCATTGGCGCTGGGGCTCGGTGACATCACCGTGCATTCAGCCCTCAATCAGCCGCTCAAGGCTGACATCGCCCTGGTGGATGTCGGGGGCGTCAGCGAAAGCGAACTGGCGGTCCGTCTGGCCTCGGCGGACGAGTTTGGCCGCGCCGGCGTCGAGCGCGTGTTCTTTCTCAACAACCTCAAGTTCACCCCGATCCTGCGTGGCAATCGCAACATGATCCGGGTGACTTCGACCAAACCGGTCAACGAACCCTTTCTGAATTTCCTGGTGCAGCTCGATCAGCCCAATGGCCATCTGCTGCGCGAATACACCGTGCTGATCGACCCGCCGGGCTCACCGGGAATAGTCCCCGCCACCGACGAGCCAACGGCGCGTGCGCAATCGTCGGAATTCCCGACCCCCGAGGCTCCTTCCGCAACCACGCCGGCCAAACCTGCTGCGCCTGTGCAGCCACCGGCTCCGGTCGCCGACGCGCAGGCTGAACAACTGGCGGCGAGCCTTGTGCAGAACCAGCAACTGCAAAAAACCATCGATGAGTTGAACGTGAAGCTTCAGGCCCAGGAAGTGCTGATCGCTGACGGCAAGAAACAGCTCGGCGATTTACAGGCCCGCCTGATTGAAGTGCAACAGGCGCGGCCGGCACCTGTCGCCCCCGTGGCACCTGCGCCTGCGCCGGTCATTGCCCCGGTCGAGTCTCAGGAGGATTCACTCAACTGGCCGCTGCTTGGCGGACTGCTGCTGGTACTGGGATTGCTGGTGGCAGGGCTTTATGTGCGCCGGCAACGCCAGCAGGCGCAAGGGACTGCTGCGCCGTTGCCGTTCCTGCCGGTACGAAACGAACCCCCGGTCGATGACGCCGAACCGATGCAGCCGACTGCCGTTCACAGTGCTGTCGAACATCGCGAAGAACACGCCAACGGCGATGTGCTGGAAGCGGTCGGCATCTATCTGGCCTACGGACGCTTGGGGGAGGCCGCCGGCCTGTTGCACGATGCGTTGCAGAGGGAGCCGGAACGTATCGACCTCGGCGTGCAATTGCTTGAAGTGCTGGGGCGCCAGGGCGACACGCCGGCCTATGACGAGCAGGAAAGTCGATTGCGCCAGCTCGGGGTCGAGGATCAGCGCTTGCAGGAGATTCGCGCCCGCTACCCGAAACTGGCCAGCGCCGTACCTTTGGGGGCGGCGGCCCCGGTGATTGCCGCGCTGCCGATCGAACCTGCGACGCCTGTGGAGCCGGTGGCCGAAGACAATTTCGAGCTGAACCTGGATCAGCTCTCGATGGCCTCCAGTTGGGATCTTGAGGAAACTCGCCCGCCCGCTGCCACACCTGAACAGGCTCCATCGGCGCTGGGTTCCGATCTGCAGGTATTGCCACAGGATTTCGAATTGCCGGAAACCCTGCCCGACGATGCTGAAACCGCCGAACTGGAATGGATCGCCGAGCCGGAAGCGCAGCCGCTGGACGAGGACTTTCTCAACGAATTTGGCGATCCCGGCACGTCGCTCTCGCTGGAGCCACTGGAGCTGCAGGCGCCGGAAGCCGAACCCTCGGACGCCGCCAACGCCGGCAAACTCGAACAGGCCCAGACCTGTATCGATGACGGCGATATCGACAGCGCCATTGCCTTGCTCAACGAACTGCTCAAGGAAGCCGACGAACCCCTCAGGCAAACAGCGCGCACGCTGTTGGCGGGGATTCGCTGAGCGCTGTCAGAAGGTCTGCCCGAGGTTCAGGTACACCGCCTGTTCATCCGCATCGTTCAGGCCATAGCTGAAGTTCAGCGGCCCAAGCGGCGTATCGAAGCCGATGAACACGCTGGCGGCGTTGATGTAGCCGCTGTCGAACTCGTTGTCGTTGTTCCAGGCCCGGCCACGTTCCAGCGAGGCGCCGGCGTACAACGGGAAGTCCAGCGGCAGGTAGGCGCGTGGTGTGAGGCGGCGGTAATACACCGCCCGCATCAGACTGACGTTCTGCCCGGAGATGGCGTCCTCGCGGAAACCGGATAATTGCCGGGCGCCGCCAAGCAGGAAACTGGAGGTCACCACATTGGCATCATCCAGTGTGCGGCCGTAACGACCGCCGAGAATCAGCGTGTCAGGTCCACTGCTCATGGCCTTGTCCAGTTTGAACTCCCACTGCCGGTAGCGCGTGTCGGAACCCAGGCTCGGTTCGAACTGAACCAGGGTCAGGCCGATGTCTTCGCCCTCGTGGGGGAAGTAGACGTTGTCCAGCGAGTCGAAGGAATACTTCAACGCGTAGAACCCTTCGTTGAAACTTTCGCTCGGCAGATCCTGGTCGCCGATCCGCACATCCGCCTTGCCCCAAGCCTCGCCGACCCCGAAGCGCACTTCACCGCTGTTGCCG includes these proteins:
- a CDS encoding YbaN family protein is translated as MDNPIGNRPLMLRYILLAIGWLSVALGVIGIFLPVLPTTPFLLLAAACFARSSPRFYQWLVEHPRLGPWIRDYLDGNGIPLKGKVYAIGLMWASILFSCYLVPLPWARGFMLTSAVLVTVYILRQKTLRKP
- a CDS encoding YecA family protein, with product MSFAEQLTRLQVFLDADELHEEALDYVAAHGYLTALSICADVVPDREWIDALFAEEPHYSSEAQREEIEATLIGLKAHIARQLASDEEFELPCELDLGDDPDDSELRGWCIGFMEGVFLREAAWFETAEEEVSEMLLPIMVGSGLFDEQPEFEDIAKDANLMDDMIVQIPEALTALYLLCQAPDEKPAILKPRHH
- the recQ gene encoding DNA helicase RecQ, translating into MLEQAQRVLKDIFGYDSFRGRQGAIIERVASGGDALVLMPTGGGKSLCFQVPALLRDGLAVVVSPLIALMDDQVATLEELGVAAAALNSTLSAEQQRDLANRIKRGEVKMLYLAPERLVQPRMLSFLQGLNIALFAIDEAHCVSQWGHDFRPEYLQLGQLAEMFPDVPRIALTATADKRTREEIVTRLHLQNAERFLSSFDRPNIFYRIVPKEQPRKQLLAFLAERRSDAGIVYCLSRKKVEEVAAFLTEQGFPALPYHAGLPNDLRAYHQKRFLNEEGLIMVATVAFGMGIDKPNVRFVAHLDLPKSLEAYYQETGRGGRDGLPADAWMAYGLQDVVMLKQMLQNSEGDERHKRLEQHKLDAMLSLCEETRCRRQALLAYFDEDMPEPCGHCDNCTDGVQTWDATEPARQALSAIYRTGQRYGVGHLVDVLLGKDNEKVRSFGHQHLSVFGVGKALSESEWRSLFRQLVARGLADVDHEGYGGLRLSDTCRPLLKGEVSLELRRDLKPQVIAKSGSKSQASQLVRGEEREQWEALRALRRKLAEEHGVPPYVIFPDSTLLEMLRSQPTSLADMARVSGVGARKLERYGEAFLEVLGGEAEAPKVVADVRHELITLARAGMTPLQISGQLQCSEKNVYTMLAEAIGKQQLSLEQALDLPEDLMGEVQDAFLDGEGELPSVAEVAELFAGRVPEGVLYCVRAALQSEFEM
- a CDS encoding MarR family transcriptional regulator; this translates as MPLTDQHRFGMQLAQMSRGWRAELDRRLAGLGLSQARWLVLLHLARFEEAPTQRELAQSVGVEGPTLARLLDSLESQGLVQRQSVMEDRRAKKIVLCAPALPLIEQIETIATQLRKELFEGVDEADLKVCMRVHGHILANLEKS
- a CDS encoding FimV/HubP family polar landmark protein codes for the protein MLGSRHVVLRCANSLLVAGVLTWSTASLALGLGDITVHSALNQPLKADIALVDVGGVSESELAVRLASADEFGRAGVERVFFLNNLKFTPILRGNRNMIRVTSTKPVNEPFLNFLVQLDQPNGHLLREYTVLIDPPGSPGIVPATDEPTARAQSSEFPTPEAPSATTPAKPAAPVQPPAPVADAQAEQLAASLVQNQQLQKTIDELNVKLQAQEVLIADGKKQLGDLQARLIEVQQARPAPVAPVAPAPAPVIAPVESQEDSLNWPLLGGLLLVLGLLVAGLYVRRQRQQAQGTAAPLPFLPVRNEPPVDDAEPMQPTAVHSAVEHREEHANGDVLEAVGIYLAYGRLGEAAGLLHDALQREPERIDLGVQLLEVLGRQGDTPAYDEQESRLRQLGVEDQRLQEIRARYPKLASAVPLGAAAPVIAALPIEPATPVEPVAEDNFELNLDQLSMASSWDLEETRPPAATPEQAPSALGSDLQVLPQDFELPETLPDDAETAELEWIAEPEAQPLDEDFLNEFGDPGTSLSLEPLELQAPEAEPSDAANAGKLEQAQTCIDDGDIDSAIALLNELLKEADEPLRQTARTLLAGIR